The proteins below are encoded in one region of Sporosarcina sp. FSL K6-1508:
- the cysK gene encoding cysteine synthase A has translation MRVVNNIAELIGNTPLVRLNRLPDSQGAAVYVKLEYFNPSGSVKDRAAYNMIVEAEKSGKLMAGATIIEPTSGNTGIGLAMNAAARGYNAIFVMPDNATIERINLMKAYGAKVVLTPSDERMPGAIDKANELSAEIENSFIPMQFENTANPDIHRTTTAVEISNAMESIGRKLSAFVCTSGTGGTVTGTGEALKERDNNISVHVVEPAGSPVLSGGKPGKHKLVGTSPGFIPPVLNTAVYDEIIQIKDEEAYDTVRNMAANEGILIGPSGGAAIYAALVVASRLTPNDTVVCIAPDSGERYLSSDLFEF, from the coding sequence ATGCGAGTCGTAAACAATATAGCTGAATTGATTGGAAATACGCCCCTTGTAAGATTAAATAGACTGCCAGATTCACAAGGTGCAGCTGTCTATGTAAAACTTGAGTATTTTAATCCAAGCGGCAGCGTAAAAGATCGAGCAGCTTACAATATGATTGTTGAGGCGGAGAAAAGCGGTAAATTGATGGCGGGGGCAACGATTATTGAACCTACGTCAGGAAATACAGGGATCGGTTTGGCAATGAATGCCGCAGCAAGAGGGTATAACGCAATTTTTGTCATGCCGGATAACGCAACGATTGAACGTATTAATTTAATGAAGGCATACGGTGCAAAAGTCGTTCTTACACCTAGCGATGAAAGGATGCCAGGGGCAATCGACAAAGCAAATGAATTATCCGCGGAAATCGAAAACAGCTTTATTCCCATGCAATTTGAGAACACGGCAAATCCAGATATCCATCGGACAACGACGGCTGTTGAAATTAGTAATGCCATGGAATCCATTGGAAGAAAGCTAAGTGCTTTTGTTTGTACATCAGGAACGGGAGGGACGGTGACGGGTACCGGAGAAGCACTTAAAGAACGGGATAATAATATCTCAGTTCATGTTGTTGAGCCTGCCGGATCACCCGTCCTGTCTGGAGGAAAGCCAGGGAAGCATAAGCTGGTTGGAACAAGTCCAGGTTTTATTCCTCCAGTTTTGAATACCGCCGTCTACGATGAAATCATTCAGATTAAAGACGAAGAAGCGTATGATACAGTACGCAACATGGCGGCGAATGAAGGGATTCTCATCGGCCCTTCAGGAGGTGCGGCCATATATGCGGCATTAGTTGTCGCAAGCCGATTGACTCCGAATGATACGGTCGTCTGCATTGCACCTGACTCGGGTGAACGCTATTTATCAAGCGATTTATTCGAATTTTAA
- a CDS encoding aliphatic sulfonate ABC transporter substrate-binding protein, with translation MKRNLFILGVISIAALAIVSGCGKTEKGAQDSKEVNIGYFPNLTHIATIVALEKGYFTEAFGEDIKINTKTVSNGGLFMEAMVTKSIDVGTVGPGPLLNFYVKDPNYHIISGAVNGGAVLVASEHSTIKELAELDGKKVAIPVIGSTQDVMLRKALKDVGLKPTSNGGTVEMFAAAPADTATLFVQKSVDAAATQEPWGYILETQANGQLLLDWESFAWGKESTNTVVAASKKFLEDEELVNAYLTAHVKAVAFIEQNPEESQNLVIKHIKELTGKEIDKTELEAAFKRLKVTTSVNEEVIQEMADISKEAGYVPSSDIEGLIQLDQLKSIEGK, from the coding sequence ATGAAACGTAATTTGTTCATACTTGGGGTTATTTCTATTGCTGCATTGGCAATTGTATCTGGCTGTGGAAAGACAGAAAAAGGCGCACAAGACAGTAAAGAAGTGAACATAGGTTATTTCCCGAATTTAACGCATATCGCTACAATCGTAGCGCTAGAGAAAGGTTATTTCACTGAAGCATTTGGGGAAGATATTAAAATCAACACAAAAACCGTTAGTAACGGCGGCCTGTTTATGGAGGCAATGGTGACTAAATCTATTGATGTGGGAACAGTAGGGCCCGGTCCATTACTGAACTTCTACGTAAAAGATCCCAACTACCATATTATTTCAGGCGCTGTAAACGGCGGAGCAGTCCTTGTTGCGAGTGAGCATAGTACTATTAAAGAACTTGCTGAATTAGACGGAAAGAAAGTTGCGATTCCTGTAATAGGGAGTACCCAAGACGTTATGTTGCGTAAGGCACTGAAAGATGTGGGCCTAAAGCCGACGTCAAATGGCGGAACAGTCGAAATGTTTGCCGCAGCACCAGCTGACACAGCAACGCTCTTTGTTCAAAAATCTGTTGATGCTGCAGCAACACAAGAACCATGGGGCTATATTTTGGAAACACAAGCGAACGGTCAATTGTTGTTAGACTGGGAATCATTCGCATGGGGGAAAGAATCGACGAATACAGTTGTTGCAGCAAGTAAGAAGTTTTTGGAAGATGAAGAACTTGTGAATGCTTATTTAACAGCACATGTAAAAGCAGTTGCGTTTATTGAACAGAATCCTGAGGAAAGCCAAAATCTTGTTATTAAGCACATCAAAGAATTAACAGGAAAAGAGATTGACAAAACTGAACTCGAAGCCGCATTTAAGCGCCTGAAAGTGACAACATCTGTTAATGAGGAAGTGATTCAGGAAATGGCTGATATTAGTAAGGAAGCGGGTTATGTCCCGAGTAGCGATATTGAAGGCTTAATTCAATTGGATCAGTTGAAGTCAATAGAAGGTAAATAA
- a CDS encoding ABC transporter substrate-binding protein: MKRNFFVLALISLVVLSICSACAKAEQGVKGSKVVNIGYFPNLTHIATIVALENGYFTEAFGKDIKINTKTVSNGGLFMEAMATKSIDVGTVGPGPILNFYVKEPNYYIISGAVNGGAVLVASKHSTIKGLSDLDGKKVAIPGIGGTQDIMLRKALKDVGLKPTANGGTVEMFATAPADTATLFFQKSLDAAAIPEPWGYILETQANGKLLLDWESFAWGKESTNTVVAATKKFLEDEKLLIAYLTAHVKAVEFIEQNPEESQILVSKHIKELTGKEIDKAELEFAFNRLIVTTSVNEEVIQEMADISKEAGYVPSSDIEGLIQLDQLKSIEGK; this comes from the coding sequence ATGAAACGTAATTTTTTCGTACTTGCGCTTATTTCCTTAGTTGTATTGAGTATTTGTTCTGCATGCGCTAAAGCAGAACAAGGAGTAAAAGGCAGTAAAGTTGTGAACATTGGTTATTTCCCGAACTTAACACATATCGCTACAATCGTTGCGTTGGAGAATGGTTATTTTACTGAAGCGTTTGGCAAAGATATTAAAATCAACACAAAGACCGTCAGTAACGGAGGCTTGTTCATGGAAGCAATGGCTACTAAATCCATTGATGTGGGAACAGTTGGCCCAGGTCCTATACTGAATTTTTACGTAAAAGAACCTAACTACTATATTATTTCAGGTGCTGTGAATGGCGGAGCAGTCCTTGTTGCTAGTAAACATAGTACTATTAAAGGGCTTTCTGATCTGGACGGAAAGAAAGTTGCGATACCTGGAATTGGGGGTACTCAAGACATTATGTTGCGTAAAGCGCTAAAAGATGTTGGTCTTAAACCTACGGCAAATGGAGGGACAGTAGAGATGTTTGCCACAGCACCAGCTGATACAGCAACGCTATTTTTTCAAAAGTCTCTAGATGCTGCTGCAATACCGGAACCTTGGGGCTATATTCTGGAAACACAGGCAAATGGTAAGCTTTTGTTGGACTGGGAATCATTCGCATGGGGGAAAGAATCGACAAATACCGTGGTCGCAGCAACTAAGAAGTTTTTGGAAGATGAAAAATTGTTGATTGCTTACTTAACAGCTCATGTAAAAGCAGTTGAGTTTATTGAGCAAAATCCTGAAGAAAGTCAAATACTTGTTAGTAAGCACATCAAAGAATTAACGGGAAAAGAGATTGACAAAGCTGAACTCGAATTCGCATTTAATCGCCTGATAGTAACTACTTCTGTCAATGAAGAAGTGATTCAGGAGATGGCTGATATTAGTAAGGAAGCGGGTTATGTCCCGAGTAGCGATATTGAAGGCTTAATTCAATTGGATCAGTTGAAGTCAATAGAAGGAAAATAA
- a CDS encoding ABC transporter ATP-binding protein, whose product MYLTIDGIAKSFPHKEKGHVKVLDNISLDVEKGQFVSIVGPSGCGKSTLLYLIAGLEKADQGEIRIAGKVVTDPGPDRVVVFQQDGLFPWLTVLDNVTYGLRLKGLPKKPAEDKAREMLRMVHLSNFIDAYPHQLSGGMKQRVAIARALVMEPAILLMDEPFAALDEQTRMVLHNELLEIWQKTKVTIFFVTHNIREAVLLSEKIVVFETRPGRIKEIHSSTTMKDGVMPNDVTFHLEKQILASLQGEIEKVLKEEMGDDYIFKTDPLHRDSSGDMGSHI is encoded by the coding sequence ATGTATTTAACAATAGATGGCATTGCGAAAAGTTTTCCACATAAAGAAAAAGGTCATGTGAAAGTACTGGATAATATCTCGTTAGACGTGGAAAAAGGACAGTTTGTTTCGATTGTCGGACCTTCCGGTTGCGGGAAGTCGACATTGCTCTATCTGATTGCTGGTCTCGAGAAGGCTGATCAAGGAGAAATTAGGATTGCTGGAAAAGTAGTGACGGATCCTGGACCAGATCGTGTCGTCGTCTTCCAACAGGATGGATTGTTTCCATGGTTAACGGTTCTTGATAATGTCACATATGGCTTACGTTTAAAGGGTTTGCCAAAAAAGCCGGCAGAGGACAAAGCAAGGGAAATGTTGAGAATGGTTCATTTAAGCAACTTTATCGATGCTTATCCGCATCAGCTGTCAGGGGGGATGAAACAACGTGTTGCTATCGCACGTGCACTTGTTATGGAGCCCGCCATTTTACTGATGGATGAGCCGTTTGCGGCACTGGATGAGCAAACCAGAATGGTGTTACATAATGAGCTACTGGAAATATGGCAAAAAACGAAGGTGACTATCTTTTTCGTTACGCATAACATTCGAGAAGCGGTCCTTTTATCCGAAAAAATTGTTGTTTTTGAAACACGTCCTGGAAGAATTAAAGAGATTCATTCTTCAACGACAATGAAAGACGGCGTTATGCCAAATGACGTCACATTTCATTTGGAAAAGCAGATATTGGCATCACTGCAAGGTGAAATTGAGAAAGTGTTAAAGGAGGAAATGGGGGATGACTACATTTTTAAGACGGATCCTCTTCATCGGGATTCTAGCGGTGATATGGGAAGTCACATCTAG
- a CDS encoding Cof-type HAD-IIB family hydrolase: protein MDYKIVFFDVDGTLTHHESGSISPSTKEAIKVLINKGIRVVAATGRPLSMCQEIRELGIDTFITANGAYVKHGQKVVHKVLMDKNVIKEVFEFASAENQGLSFFTEDFSMNGVKDTEILKALKETLSLNDYPAINQLIYDQEVYLMCLYAANKTVEKYIKKFPHLTFKRWHPFVLNILQEEVSKSLAIIKVLQYFDIDKSEAIAFGDGENDIDMLELVGLGVAMGNGNENLKKVADFVTKKSSEDGIEFALKMYGVI from the coding sequence ATGGATTACAAAATTGTGTTTTTTGATGTTGACGGAACTCTTACGCACCATGAAAGTGGTAGTATTTCACCTAGTACGAAGGAAGCAATAAAAGTATTAATAAACAAAGGAATAAGGGTAGTAGCGGCAACAGGAAGACCGTTATCTATGTGCCAGGAAATAAGGGAATTGGGAATCGATACTTTTATCACGGCGAATGGAGCGTATGTGAAGCACGGTCAAAAGGTCGTTCATAAAGTGTTAATGGATAAGAATGTTATTAAAGAAGTCTTTGAATTTGCGTCAGCAGAGAATCAAGGTTTGTCGTTCTTCACCGAAGATTTCAGCATGAATGGTGTGAAAGATACTGAAATTTTAAAAGCATTGAAGGAAACCTTGTCCTTGAATGATTATCCTGCAATAAATCAACTGATTTATGACCAAGAGGTATACTTAATGTGTTTGTATGCAGCTAACAAAACGGTTGAGAAGTATATTAAAAAATTTCCGCATTTAACATTTAAAAGATGGCATCCTTTTGTGTTGAATATATTACAAGAAGAAGTATCTAAATCTTTAGCTATCATAAAAGTTTTACAGTACTTCGATATTGATAAATCGGAGGCTATTGCGTTTGGCGATGGAGAGAATGACATAGACATGTTGGAGTTAGTTGGACTTGGTGTAGCTATGGGGAATGGCAATGAAAACTTGAAAAAGGTTGCGGATTTCGTAACTAAAAAGTCAAGTGAAGACGGAATCGAATTTGCATTAAAAATGTACGGGGTTATTTAA
- a CDS encoding NAD(P)-binding protein, with the protein MMKSYPIMLNIEDKNAVVVGGGLIAYRKVIGLLQAGAGITVISPVIHSKIEQLFIENKIAWKNKMFEPDDLDDAMIIIAATNNEMVNTFVASSAGKHQLVNIVDNSELSTFHVPAKLTRGDLTITVATDGASPTLSTSIRDEIALIYDDSYSDYLEFLTLSRKKVKHSTLNQTTKTQLLKTITNETYRQSINVRNAFLEMIGGYEDKS; encoded by the coding sequence ATGATGAAATCCTATCCGATTATGCTGAACATCGAAGATAAAAATGCAGTAGTAGTTGGCGGCGGACTGATTGCCTACAGAAAAGTTATCGGATTGCTACAAGCAGGTGCTGGTATAACTGTCATTAGTCCGGTGATTCATTCGAAAATAGAACAACTCTTTATCGAGAATAAAATTGCCTGGAAAAATAAAATGTTCGAACCGGATGATCTTGATGATGCAATGATTATTATTGCTGCAACAAATAATGAGATGGTGAATACGTTTGTTGCATCGTCTGCCGGCAAACATCAACTGGTCAATATCGTCGATAATTCCGAGTTAAGTACCTTTCATGTCCCTGCAAAGCTGACGAGAGGTGACCTAACGATAACTGTTGCAACGGATGGGGCGAGTCCGACACTATCTACAAGCATTCGTGACGAAATTGCCCTGATTTACGACGATTCTTATAGTGATTATCTTGAATTTCTAACACTATCGAGAAAAAAAGTGAAGCATTCTACGTTAAATCAAACGACAAAAACACAATTACTTAAAACAATCACGAATGAAACGTACAGGCAATCTATCAACGTGCGAAATGCATTTCTAGAAATGATAGGTGGGTATGAAGACAAATCCTGA
- a CDS encoding YezD family protein — protein MEKREKNLELTIENVKKMLNTMNYGSITLVVQDNVVVQIEKNEKIRLK, from the coding sequence ATGGAGAAACGGGAAAAAAACCTTGAACTTACCATTGAAAACGTTAAAAAGATGCTGAACACGATGAATTATGGTTCTATCACATTGGTTGTTCAAGACAATGTTGTTGTTCAAATAGAGAAAAACGAGAAAATTAGATTGAAATAA
- the cysI gene encoding assimilatory sulfite reductase (NADPH) hemoprotein subunit, which produces MTKKIILPPQPGTPSDVERIKSESNYLRGSLVETLEYPISSGIPDDDNRLMKFHGSYLQDDRDLRNERQRQKLEPAYQFMVRVRAPGGVATPEQWLMMDRVANKYGNGTLKLTTRQSFQMHGILKWNMKENIQEINAALMDTLAACGDVNRNVMCNPNPYQSDIHAEVYGWAQKLSDYLSPRTNAYHEIWLDGEKVIDSQETEEEIEPLYGALYLPRKFKIGVAVPPNNDVDVFSQDLGLIAILEEGELAGFNIAVGGGMGMTHGDTDTYPQLARVIGFCTTDQVVEVAEKIISIQRDYGNRSVRKYARFKYTIDARGLDWITKELNERLGWVLETARDYHFEHNGDRYGWVEGSDGNWHFTLFIQNGRIQDVDEYPLMTGLREIAKIHTGDFRLSPNQNLIISNVSSQKKKEIEELMEQYGLTDGQHHSALRRNSMACVAFPTCGLAMAEAERYLPSLLDKMELILDEAGLREKEIVIRISGCPNGCSRPALGEIAFIGKAPGKYNMYLGASFVGDRLNKIYRENIGEEEILALLKPLFIQYAKERTEGEHFGDFVIRAGHVKAVQSGLDFHD; this is translated from the coding sequence ATGACAAAGAAAATAATTTTACCGCCACAACCTGGTACACCAAGTGATGTTGAGCGGATTAAGAGTGAAAGTAACTATTTACGCGGATCACTTGTGGAGACGCTTGAGTATCCAATCAGTTCAGGGATACCTGATGATGATAACAGATTGATGAAATTCCATGGGAGCTATTTGCAAGATGATCGGGATTTACGCAACGAACGCCAGCGGCAAAAATTAGAGCCGGCCTACCAGTTCATGGTTCGAGTTCGTGCTCCCGGCGGTGTAGCAACCCCGGAGCAATGGCTGATGATGGATCGTGTTGCCAATAAATATGGCAACGGAACATTGAAATTAACTACTCGCCAGTCATTCCAAATGCACGGGATTTTAAAGTGGAATATGAAGGAGAATATTCAGGAAATTAATGCAGCGTTAATGGATACGCTAGCAGCTTGCGGTGATGTGAACCGGAATGTCATGTGTAATCCTAATCCTTATCAATCGGATATTCATGCTGAAGTTTATGGGTGGGCGCAGAAACTCAGTGATTATCTTTCGCCACGGACCAATGCTTACCATGAGATCTGGCTCGATGGTGAAAAAGTAATCGACAGCCAAGAAACAGAGGAAGAAATCGAGCCATTGTATGGCGCACTATATTTACCAAGAAAATTTAAAATTGGTGTGGCAGTTCCTCCTAATAATGATGTTGACGTTTTTTCCCAGGATCTTGGCCTAATTGCCATCTTAGAAGAAGGGGAATTAGCAGGATTCAATATTGCTGTAGGCGGTGGCATGGGGATGACACATGGTGATACAGACACTTATCCCCAGTTGGCAAGGGTGATCGGTTTCTGTACAACGGATCAGGTTGTCGAAGTAGCTGAGAAAATTATATCGATTCAACGTGATTATGGGAATCGTTCTGTTCGAAAGTATGCACGTTTTAAATACACAATTGATGCTCGTGGACTTGATTGGATCACCAAAGAACTCAATGAGCGATTAGGTTGGGTACTTGAAACCGCGCGTGATTATCACTTTGAACATAATGGTGATCGTTATGGCTGGGTAGAAGGAAGCGATGGCAATTGGCATTTCACGCTGTTTATCCAAAACGGACGAATCCAAGACGTGGATGAGTATCCACTGATGACGGGGTTGCGAGAAATTGCCAAGATTCATACAGGAGATTTCCGCCTTAGCCCAAATCAAAATCTAATCATCAGCAATGTGTCGAGTCAAAAAAAGAAGGAAATTGAAGAGTTAATGGAGCAATATGGATTGACTGACGGACAGCATCATTCCGCATTGCGCCGAAATTCAATGGCTTGCGTTGCATTTCCGACTTGCGGGCTGGCAATGGCTGAAGCCGAACGGTACCTGCCTTCTTTACTGGATAAGATGGAACTGATTCTGGATGAAGCGGGATTACGTGAAAAAGAAATCGTTATACGTATTTCGGGCTGTCCGAATGGTTGTTCTCGTCCTGCTTTGGGTGAAATAGCCTTTATCGGTAAAGCACCTGGAAAATACAATATGTATCTGGGTGCTAGCTTTGTCGGGGATCGGTTGAATAAGATATACCGGGAAAATATCGGTGAAGAAGAAATTTTAGCACTGCTTAAACCGCTATTTATTCAATACGCGAAGGAACGAACAGAAGGCGAACATTTTGGAGATTTTGTCATTCGCGCAGGACATGTGAAAGCTGTTCAATCTGGATTGGACTTTCACGATTAA
- a CDS encoding assimilatory sulfite reductase (NADPH) flavoprotein subunit, which translates to MALQVINSPFNQEQVELLNQLLPILTETQQIWLGGYLSANQLTTQSTVSGGVAVLKAPATQIEVISKEVTILYGSQTGNGQALAEKLTKNLKAEEYQVTLAPMNEFKPNSLKKTENLLLIVSTHGEGDPPDNALPFHEFLHGKRAPQLDNLQYSVLSLGDSSYEFFCQTGKQFDERLLELGAKQLSPRVDCDLDYDEPASEWFMTVLATLNEQQGASYTNVQQPVNKVVAEQLEYSRTNPFKAEILENLNLNGRGSNKETRHLELSLEGSNLEFEPGDSLGIYPENDTELVDTLIGEMEWNASEAVKVNKQGELKPLREALISNFEITVLTKPLLQKATQFTTNNELKELLEPEREQVCRDYLYGRDLLDLVRDFGPWEVSVSDFVAILRKIPARLYSIASSSKANPDEVHLTIGTVRYEAHGRDRVGVCSDECAVRAQPGDHLPVYVQRNSNFKLPADPNTPLIMIGPGTGIAPFRSFLEEREEIGAEGKTWLFFGDQHFVTDFLYQVEWQQWLKEGVLTRMDVAFSRDTKDKVYVQHRMIENSQAIFKWLEEGAVLYVCGDEKHMAADVHTTLEKILEEEGAMSSKEASDYLADMQRQKRYQRDVY; encoded by the coding sequence TTGGCGCTTCAAGTGATAAACAGTCCTTTTAATCAGGAGCAGGTAGAACTCCTTAACCAACTTCTGCCGATACTGACAGAGACACAACAAATCTGGCTGGGCGGATATTTGAGTGCCAACCAGTTAACTACACAATCGACTGTGTCTGGCGGCGTGGCCGTTCTGAAAGCTCCAGCAACGCAAATAGAGGTAATCTCAAAAGAAGTGACAATTCTTTACGGCTCTCAGACTGGCAACGGGCAGGCTTTGGCTGAAAAACTAACGAAGAATTTAAAAGCAGAAGAGTATCAAGTAACTCTTGCTCCTATGAATGAATTCAAACCAAATTCGCTTAAGAAAACCGAGAATTTACTACTTATTGTAAGTACACATGGCGAAGGCGATCCACCAGATAATGCATTGCCATTTCATGAATTTCTTCATGGTAAAAGAGCGCCACAATTGGATAATCTGCAATACTCGGTCCTGTCTTTGGGGGATAGTTCTTATGAATTTTTCTGCCAGACAGGTAAACAATTTGATGAACGTTTACTGGAGTTGGGTGCAAAACAGCTTAGTCCACGTGTCGATTGCGACTTGGATTATGATGAACCTGCCTCGGAATGGTTTATGACTGTTTTAGCTACATTAAATGAGCAACAAGGAGCCAGTTATACCAATGTCCAACAACCAGTCAACAAGGTAGTTGCGGAACAACTGGAGTACTCTCGAACAAACCCATTTAAAGCTGAGATTCTAGAAAATTTGAATTTAAATGGCCGTGGGTCAAACAAAGAAACGCGTCATCTTGAGTTATCACTTGAAGGATCGAACCTCGAGTTTGAACCGGGAGACAGTTTAGGCATTTATCCAGAAAATGATACTGAATTAGTCGATACCTTGATTGGAGAGATGGAGTGGAATGCTAGCGAAGCAGTTAAGGTCAATAAACAGGGTGAACTTAAGCCCTTGCGCGAGGCGCTGATTTCTAATTTTGAAATTACTGTATTAACGAAACCATTGCTACAAAAAGCAACGCAATTTACTACTAACAATGAATTAAAGGAGCTCTTGGAACCTGAAAGAGAGCAAGTGTGCAGGGATTATCTCTATGGTCGTGATCTATTGGATCTGGTACGGGATTTTGGACCGTGGGAAGTCTCTGTAAGTGATTTTGTCGCAATATTACGTAAAATACCGGCGCGCCTGTATTCGATCGCCAGCAGTTCTAAAGCAAATCCGGATGAAGTACATCTCACGATTGGAACTGTTCGTTATGAGGCACACGGTCGAGATCGGGTAGGTGTTTGTTCGGATGAATGTGCTGTGCGTGCGCAACCTGGGGATCATTTACCTGTTTATGTCCAGCGTAACTCGAACTTTAAATTACCAGCAGATCCCAACACGCCTTTGATTATGATTGGACCTGGTACTGGAATAGCTCCGTTCAGATCGTTCTTGGAAGAACGCGAGGAGATTGGCGCAGAAGGGAAAACATGGTTGTTCTTTGGTGATCAACACTTTGTTACAGACTTCCTTTATCAGGTTGAATGGCAACAATGGCTCAAAGAGGGTGTTTTGACGCGAATGGATGTTGCATTTTCCCGTGATACGAAAGATAAAGTCTATGTCCAACACCGAATGATTGAGAACAGCCAAGCTATTTTTAAGTGGCTGGAAGAGGGTGCTGTACTCTACGTTTGCGGTGATGAAAAGCATATGGCTGCTGATGTCCATACTACTTTGGAAAAAATCCTTGAAGAAGAGGGTGCTATGAGTTCTAAGGAAGCATCAGACTATTTAGCTGATATGCAACGGCAGAAACGTTATCAACGCGATGTCTACTGA
- a CDS encoding ABC transporter permease — protein sequence MTTFLRRILFIGILAVIWEVTSRVSSLPDFMFPSLSQVLHTLYTGILSGQIMTAIFTSMSRLLIGFTIATVLGLFLGYLIWRSKLVEDTLGFLVTALQSIPSIVWFPLAIIWFGLNDFSILFIVTIGATWTMTINATSGFKNVPRLYQQVAKTLGSGGFHFLRTVIMPASVPQLISGLRIAWAFSWRALMAGELLGGGGGLGYLLEMGRSLGQMDLVISVMIIIGVIGTIMDNLVFLRLERSVQNKWGIS from the coding sequence ATGACTACATTTTTAAGACGGATCCTCTTCATCGGGATTCTAGCGGTGATATGGGAAGTCACATCTAGAGTTTCAAGTTTGCCCGATTTCATGTTCCCGAGTCTCAGCCAAGTGCTGCATACACTTTACACAGGCATTCTAAGTGGGCAAATAATGACTGCAATCTTTACAAGTATGAGCCGTCTATTAATAGGATTTACAATTGCGACAGTCCTCGGTCTTTTTCTAGGCTATCTCATATGGCGTTCTAAACTAGTTGAAGACACACTTGGATTTCTTGTCACAGCATTGCAATCGATTCCGAGTATTGTCTGGTTCCCACTTGCTATCATTTGGTTCGGTTTGAATGATTTTTCCATTCTTTTTATTGTAACAATCGGTGCGACATGGACAATGACAATCAATGCGACAAGTGGTTTCAAAAATGTGCCAAGGCTTTATCAACAAGTTGCTAAAACATTAGGGTCTGGCGGTTTTCATTTTTTGCGAACAGTTATCATGCCAGCATCTGTCCCCCAACTCATCTCCGGATTACGAATTGCTTGGGCATTTTCCTGGCGTGCTTTAATGGCAGGAGAACTTCTTGGTGGTGGGGGAGGACTTGGATATCTCTTGGAAATGGGAAGGTCACTTGGACAAATGGATTTAGTTATATCGGTAATGATCATCATTGGCGTCATCGGCACAATCATGGATAATCTGGTCTTTTTACGACTGGAGCGCAGTGTACAAAATAAATGGGGAATCAGTTAA
- the cyoE gene encoding heme o synthase produces MTKVMDPSWEKVDGKTVSKKQNLSTLFADLKSLFKAIVLISNVLPVLTGFWLALFFTNTTFLANWDVFLLTISGSTLVMAGALILNNWYDVDIDTVMERTKNRPTVTGHFSLKFVLRLGITLSVVGLVLLAFTTMEAAIYAFIGWFTYVILYTMWSKRRYTLNTVIGSVSGAVTPLIGWAAIAPGYHIVPIVLTLILFIWQMPHTFAIAIKKVEEYSLAKVAMLPVVHGFNFTKRQMVIYVACLLPLPFFLGSLGIVFVVIATLMNVGWLVASIGGFFTKNDQKWAHLMFMCSVNYVAILFTLMILVTLPVFN; encoded by the coding sequence ATGACTAAAGTAATGGATCCTTCATGGGAGAAGGTAGATGGAAAAACTGTATCGAAAAAACAAAATCTGTCCACGCTATTTGCAGATCTTAAATCCCTATTTAAGGCAATAGTCTTAATCTCAAATGTACTGCCGGTCCTTACAGGATTTTGGTTAGCACTCTTTTTTACGAATACAACTTTTTTAGCAAATTGGGATGTTTTTTTGTTAACAATTTCCGGAAGTACACTTGTTATGGCCGGCGCACTTATTCTGAATAACTGGTACGATGTTGACATTGATACAGTAATGGAGCGGACTAAAAATCGTCCGACGGTCACTGGACACTTTTCACTGAAATTTGTCTTAAGATTAGGAATCACATTATCTGTAGTAGGTTTAGTACTACTCGCATTTACAACAATGGAAGCTGCCATCTATGCATTCATTGGTTGGTTTACGTATGTTATCTTGTACACGATGTGGTCAAAACGTAGATATACGTTGAATACAGTCATTGGCAGTGTATCAGGTGCGGTGACGCCCTTAATCGGATGGGCTGCAATTGCGCCCGGTTATCATATCGTTCCAATCGTACTTACGCTTATCCTGTTCATTTGGCAAATGCCACATACGTTCGCTATCGCCATAAAGAAAGTGGAAGAATACAGTCTTGCAAAAGTTGCGATGCTTCCAGTTGTTCACGGATTTAATTTCACTAAACGTCAAATGGTTATCTACGTAGCATGTTTACTTCCATTACCATTCTTTTTAGGATCACTTGGTATAGTGTTTGTTGTCATTGCCACGCTGATGAACGTCGGATGGCTGGTTGCAAGTATAGGCGGCTTTTTCACGAAAAATGATCAGAAGTGGGCTCACCTGATGTTTATGTGTTCCGTTAATTATGTAGCTATCTTGTTTACACTGATGATTCTAGTTACATTGCCCGTATTTAATTAA